The following is a genomic window from Flavobacteriales bacterium.
CAATGAGGCGGATAATATTCGCACCATCATTGCAGCTGTTTTTGGACTCGATAAAGGGTATCACATGCTGATCGTAGACGATGGTTCACCGGACGGAACCGGAGATATCGTCGAGGAATTGCAAGATACTTACCCCGATAAGCTACACCTAATACGCAGAACGGGTAAAAATGGTTTGGGAACGGCCTATTTGGCGGCATTTCGATGGGCTTTGGAGCGCGATTACACACATGTCTTTGAGATGGACGCCGATTTTTCACACGATCCCAAGGACCTTCCTCGCCTGCTCGAAGCGTGCACCGATAAAGGTGCAGATGTTGCTATTGGTTCGCGTTATGTAAAAGGGGTGAATGTTGTGAACTGGCCCATGAGTCGCGTATTGCTTTCTTACTTCGCATCGAAATACGTACGCTTCGTTACTGGTTTGCCCGTGGCAGATAGCACGGCCGGATTCAAATGCTACCGGCGGGAAGTCCTAGAGACGGTGAAGCTGAATAAAATTCGATTCGTAGGTTATGCTTTCCAGATCGAAATGAAGTTCACAGCATGGAAATGTGGGTTTGAGATCGCCGAAGTTCCGGTCATATTCACGGAACGTAAATTCGGAGAATCAAAAATGAGCAGTGGAATTTTCACCGAAGCTATCTTCGGTGTAATTTCGATGAAGACCGGGAGTTGGTTTAAAAAGTACCCGCAGAAAAAGTAACTATGAAGATTCTACTCAAGAACGCCCGAATGATCAATGAAGGAGCCATTAAAGAAGGCGATTTGTTGATCAAAGGTGACCGCATAGAACGTATTGACGACAATATCTCTCCGCAGCATGGCGATGTGCGTGTCGTTGATCTCGAGGGTCGATACCTCATGCCCGGAGTGATCGACGACCAAGTGCATTTCAGGGAGCCCGGACTTACTCATAAGGGCGACATCGCATCGGAATCACGAGCTGCTGTGGCCGGGGGCATTACCTCGTACATGGAGCAGCCCAATACCAAGCCGGCGGCTTTGACCCAAGAGCTTCTCGAAGAAAAGTATCAGCGCGCCGCGCAGGTATCGCTCGCGAATTTCAGCTTTAACATGGGAGTGAGCGAGGATAATATCGACGAGGTTCTCAAGACGCACCCCAAAAGGGTCGCCGGAATCAAGGTCTTCATGGGTTCGAGCACCGGAAACATGCTTGTCGAAGATGAAAAGGTGCTCAATCGATTGTTCGCCGAAGCACCTACATTGATCATTGCGCACTGTGAAGATGAGGCGACCATCAAGGCCAATCTCGAAAGGGCCAAGGAAACCTATGGTGAAAAGATCCCCTTTAATCAGCACTCGATAATACGCAGCGAGGAGGCGTGTTATAAATCGAGCAGCTATGCGATCAAGCTCGCTAAGAAGCACGGAACCGGATTGCACGTTTTTCACCTGAGCACGGCAAAAGAAGCAGCTCAGTTCAGCAATAGCATCCCGCTTGCCAAGAAAAAGATTACCTCGGAGGTTTGTATCCACCACTTGTGGTTTTCCGATAAAGACTACGACGAAAATGGTGCTTTCATTAAGTGGAATCCGGCCGTTAAAACGGCCACCGATCGCGAGGGCTTGTGGAAAGCACTTTTGAACGACCGTATCGATGTGGTCGCCACAGATCACGCTCCTCATACCTTGGAGGAAAAGTCGAACTCTTATTTGCAGGCCCCTTCAGGTGGTCCTTTGGTTCAACACGCACTGGTGGCCATGTTGGAGCATCACCACAAGGG
Proteins encoded in this region:
- a CDS encoding polyprenol monophosphomannose synthase; the protein is MTNALVTIPTYNEADNIRTIIAAVFGLDKGYHMLIVDDGSPDGTGDIVEELQDTYPDKLHLIRRTGKNGLGTAYLAAFRWALERDYTHVFEMDADFSHDPKDLPRLLEACTDKGADVAIGSRYVKGVNVVNWPMSRVLLSYFASKYVRFVTGLPVADSTAGFKCYRREVLETVKLNKIRFVGYAFQIEMKFTAWKCGFEIAEVPVIFTERKFGESKMSSGIFTEAIFGVISMKTGSWFKKYPQKK
- a CDS encoding dihydroorotase, with translation MKILLKNARMINEGAIKEGDLLIKGDRIERIDDNISPQHGDVRVVDLEGRYLMPGVIDDQVHFREPGLTHKGDIASESRAAVAGGITSYMEQPNTKPAALTQELLEEKYQRAAQVSLANFSFNMGVSEDNIDEVLKTHPKRVAGIKVFMGSSTGNMLVEDEKVLNRLFAEAPTLIIAHCEDEATIKANLERAKETYGEKIPFNQHSIIRSEEACYKSSSYAIKLAKKHGTGLHVFHLSTAKEAAQFSNSIPLAKKKITSEVCIHHLWFSDKDYDENGAFIKWNPAVKTATDREGLWKALLNDRIDVVATDHAPHTLEEKSNSYLQAPSGGPLVQHALVAMLEHHHKGRISLEKIVEKMCHNPAILFRIQERGYLREGYKADLCVFDLSNPWTVNQENILYKCGWSPFEGNTFRARVIHTFVNGQWVYRNGTIDESARGERLLFDRD